One region of Rhodocaloribacter litoris genomic DNA includes:
- the rlmD gene encoding 23S rRNA (uracil(1939)-C(5))-methyltransferase RlmD — MKKGTEIVLDIEKFADRGKSLARVDGYVVFVPGAVPGDRVRAAVIKRKKNYAEARLREVLVPSPLRTEPRCRYFGTCGGCKWQHVAYAAQCEAKRQSVADAFVHHGGFEAVEVRPTLGADPIYGYRNKMEFSFSAERWLTPEEIASGEDFDTGFALGLHVPGNFHKVLDLTECHLPPEISVRLLSGVRAFVREQGWKPWDIRRHEGYLRHLVLRTGTHTGEVMVNLVTNGWAPPRMERMAAYLQEHFPEVTTFVNTINTGPAQTAFGEAIHTLYGPGVIHDRIGPYTFEIAPNAFFQTNTRQAERLYEVARDFAGLRPQDLVYDLYCGAGTISIFVAERARHVVGVELVEEAVANARANAAANGVTNCTFVSGDLMRLFTPAFVRKHGAPDVLIADPPRAGMHPKVVEQIGRLRPERFVYVSCNPLTQARDLALLRDVYEIEVVQPVDLFPHTHHIESVAKLRRRTRP, encoded by the coding sequence GTGAAGAAAGGCACCGAAATCGTCCTCGACATCGAAAAGTTCGCCGACCGGGGCAAATCGCTCGCCCGCGTCGACGGCTACGTCGTCTTTGTGCCCGGCGCCGTGCCGGGGGACCGTGTGCGGGCGGCCGTCATCAAGCGGAAGAAGAACTACGCCGAGGCCCGCCTGCGCGAGGTGCTCGTGCCGAGCCCGCTGCGCACCGAGCCCCGCTGCCGGTACTTCGGCACGTGCGGCGGCTGCAAATGGCAGCACGTCGCCTACGCGGCGCAGTGCGAGGCCAAGCGGCAGAGCGTGGCCGACGCCTTCGTGCACCACGGCGGCTTCGAGGCCGTCGAGGTGCGCCCCACCCTGGGCGCCGATCCGATCTACGGTTACCGCAACAAGATGGAGTTCTCCTTCAGCGCCGAGCGGTGGCTCACGCCCGAGGAGATCGCCTCCGGCGAGGACTTCGACACCGGCTTCGCGCTGGGGCTCCACGTGCCCGGCAACTTCCACAAGGTGCTCGACCTGACGGAGTGCCACCTGCCGCCCGAGATCAGCGTACGGTTGCTGAGCGGCGTGCGCGCCTTCGTCCGCGAGCAGGGCTGGAAGCCGTGGGACATCCGCCGCCACGAAGGGTACCTCCGCCACCTGGTCCTCCGCACGGGCACCCATACGGGCGAGGTGATGGTCAACCTGGTCACCAACGGATGGGCCCCGCCGCGCATGGAGCGCATGGCCGCCTACCTGCAGGAGCACTTCCCCGAAGTCACCACGTTCGTCAACACCATCAACACCGGCCCGGCGCAGACCGCCTTCGGCGAGGCCATCCACACCCTCTACGGTCCCGGCGTCATCCACGACCGCATCGGCCCCTACACGTTCGAGATCGCCCCGAACGCCTTTTTCCAGACGAACACGCGGCAGGCCGAGCGGCTCTACGAGGTGGCTCGCGACTTCGCCGGGCTGCGGCCGCAGGACCTGGTCTACGACCTCTACTGCGGCGCCGGGACGATCTCCATCTTCGTGGCGGAGCGGGCGCGGCACGTCGTGGGCGTCGAGCTGGTCGAGGAGGCCGTCGCCAACGCGCGGGCCAACGCCGCCGCCAACGGCGTCACGAACTGCACCTTCGTCAGCGGCGACCTGATGCGGCTCTTCACCCCGGCGTTCGTCCGCAAGCACGGTGCCCCGGACGTCCTCATCGCCGACCCGCCGCGGGCCGGCATGCACCCGAAGGTCGTCGAGCAGATCGGCCGCCTGCGGCCGGAGCGCTTCGTCTACGTGAGCTGCAACCCGCTCACGCAGGCCCGCGACCTGGCCCTGCTCCGCGACGTCTACGAGATCGAGGTCGTCCAGCCCGTCGACCTGTTCCCCCACACCCATCACATCGAGAGCGTGGCGAAGCTGCGCCGTCGCACCCGGCCCTGA
- a CDS encoding NAD-dependent epimerase/dehydratase family protein — translation METNAPRNTASTGKTAFVTGGTGFVGSHLVEELKRRGYGEVRCLVRRRRKWLEGLDIVPVEGGLDDEDALREGVRGVDYVYHVAGLTRATAWDAFEEANVRGTLRLLDAVRAVNPNVKRVLVTSSLAAVGEADVPVADETTPLRPISQYGKSKALMEERLAPYHADLPLVVVRPPAVYGPREADIFTFFKTVDRGLCPIVGEAHRPDLSLVHVRDLVRGMVDAAEHEATPGETYFIGSEEHYSWAQIRDATMAALGKKALTVPIPGALVEVVGTLAEGVGRLLGTYPPLNREKAREIRRACKMCAVDKARAHFGYRQTIPLEDGLRETIAWYRSAGWL, via the coding sequence GTGGAAACGAACGCGCCCCGGAACACCGCCTCCACCGGAAAGACCGCCTTCGTGACGGGCGGGACGGGCTTCGTCGGAAGCCACCTGGTCGAAGAGCTGAAGCGTCGCGGCTACGGCGAGGTGCGGTGCCTGGTGCGCCGCCGCCGCAAGTGGCTCGAGGGCCTGGACATCGTGCCGGTGGAAGGCGGTCTGGACGACGAGGACGCCCTGCGCGAGGGCGTGCGCGGCGTGGACTACGTCTACCACGTCGCCGGGCTGACGCGGGCCACCGCGTGGGACGCCTTCGAGGAGGCCAACGTGCGGGGCACGCTGCGGCTGCTCGACGCCGTCCGCGCCGTCAACCCGAACGTGAAGCGTGTGCTCGTCACGAGCAGCCTGGCCGCCGTCGGCGAGGCGGACGTGCCCGTGGCCGACGAGACGACTCCGCTGCGGCCCATCAGCCAGTACGGCAAGAGCAAGGCGCTGATGGAGGAACGCCTGGCTCCCTATCACGCCGACCTGCCCCTGGTCGTCGTGCGCCCGCCGGCCGTCTACGGCCCCCGCGAGGCGGACATCTTCACCTTCTTCAAGACCGTCGACCGCGGCCTGTGCCCCATCGTCGGGGAGGCGCACCGGCCCGACCTGAGCCTCGTTCATGTGCGCGACCTGGTGCGGGGCATGGTCGATGCCGCCGAGCACGAGGCGACCCCCGGCGAGACCTACTTCATCGGCAGCGAGGAGCACTACAGCTGGGCGCAGATCCGGGATGCGACGATGGCGGCGCTGGGCAAGAAGGCGCTCACGGTGCCCATCCCCGGCGCCCTCGTCGAGGTCGTCGGGACGCTGGCCGAGGGGGTGGGGCGGCTCCTGGGCACGTATCCGCCCCTCAACCGGGAGAAGGCCCGCGAGATCCGCCGCGCCTGCAAGATGTGCGCGGTGGACAAGGCCCGCGCCCACTTCGGCTACCGGCAGACGATCCCGCTCGAGGACGGCCTCCGGGAGACGATCGCCTGGTACCGCTCCGCCGGATGGCTCTGA
- a CDS encoding HAD family hydrolase encodes MTSNHLPFARGLRGLIFDLDGVLIDSEPLHEEAERRVFEALGLTLTPAHFREIKGMVTREAIAHLLHRCAGEGHDVDAVVARKERLFHDLLAGVQPVPGALAFLRRAAPRFERLGLTTSSVPATQRFVFDRFGLHPYFHAVVTAADVTRPKPDPEPYRLTAQRLGLPPEACLVIEDSVNGVRSAAAAGCRVAGLTTSFDAAALRKAGAHVTVAGFDEFARHLGW; translated from the coding sequence ATGACGTCGAACCACCTTCCCTTCGCGCGGGGCCTCCGGGGCCTCATCTTCGATCTGGACGGCGTCCTCATCGACTCCGAGCCGCTGCACGAGGAAGCCGAGCGCCGCGTCTTCGAAGCCCTGGGCCTGACGCTGACGCCCGCACACTTCCGCGAGATCAAGGGGATGGTGACCCGCGAAGCCATCGCCCACCTGCTGCATCGCTGTGCGGGGGAAGGGCACGACGTCGACGCCGTGGTGGCCCGCAAGGAGCGCCTGTTCCACGACCTGCTGGCCGGCGTACAGCCCGTCCCCGGCGCGCTGGCGTTCCTGCGGCGGGCGGCCCCCCGCTTCGAGCGCCTGGGCCTGACCACCTCGTCCGTGCCCGCCACGCAGCGGTTCGTCTTCGACCGCTTCGGCCTCCACCCGTACTTCCACGCCGTCGTGACGGCAGCCGATGTGACCCGGCCGAAGCCCGACCCGGAGCCCTACCGGCTGACGGCGCAGCGGCTCGGCCTGCCGCCCGAAGCCTGCCTCGTCATCGAGGACTCGGTCAACGGCGTGCGCTCGGCGGCGGCGGCCGGCTGCCGCGTGGCCGGGCTGACCACCTCGTTCGACGCCGCAGCCCTGCGCAAGG